Genomic segment of Gloeocapsa sp. PCC 7428:
AATTTTACTCGTTCGTTGTTGCAGCAGTTTTCGCGTCAGTAAAGTAAACAACTTACTAGTTTTCAACCTCACTGTTATTGCGTTCAAGTTCGTGGCATACTCGCTAAATGAATTTGTTTGACTATCAGTAACAGCGATCGCGTGAAGCTTAAGTATATTAGCTTACTACTCCTATTTTTCTTTGCCCAAGGCACTAAATCTGCAATTGCGCAAACACAACCTGCAACTGAACAGCAATCGCCACAACAGCTTTGCTCTGCACAAATTGGGACAGCTATTGAACAGATTACCAATCGTCCTCAATTTAGTCGATTGCGGTGGGGAATTTCAATTCAAACACTCACCACAGCGCAAAATCTTTATAGCCAAGATGCGCAAAAGTATTTTATTCCAGCATCAAACGCCAAATTACTTACAACCGCAGCCGCGTTGCAACGACTAGGTTCGCAATTTCAAATTCGTACCTCCGTTTATGCGAGTCGTGGCGGTTTGCGGATTGTCGGGCGCGGAGATCCCAGTTTCACTGACACGCAACTACAAGCATTAGTTCAACAGTTGAGTCGTCGCGGAATTCGCCAAGTCAACCAACTCATTGCTGATGATAGTTACTTTCGCGGTAGTGTAGTCAATCCTACTTGGGAATGGGAAGATGTTCAGGCAGATTACGGCGCGCCAGTTGGTAACTTTATTTTGAATCAAAACGCGGTAGAGCTAAAGTTATTGCCCCAACAGATCGGTCAACCGTTACGGGTACAATGGACTGATCCAGCCGAAGCGATATGGTGGCGGGTTGAAAATGAATCTTTAACGGTTCCTGCGGGGGAAACAACGACAACAAGTGTAAGTCGCGATTTAAAAGGTGCAGTACTGCAAATTGCAGGTAACTTGAGTATCGATGCTGAACCGCAATCAGTTAGTCTAGCAGTCGTTGAACCTACAGAACACTTTTTACGACATTTTCGTCGGGCGCTCGCAAATGCAGGAATTACAACTCAGCAAACAGTTGTCGCGCGTACGAGTCAAGAAAATACTCAGGAACTTGCCGCAGTTACATCACCACCACTCACCCAACTGTTAATCGAGACGAATCAAAACAGCAATAATCTCTATGCTGAAGCATTATTGCAGGCGATTGCGGCTCAAGCAAGTAGTGATACAAGTAATAATGGTCTAGAAATTGTTCGTAATACCTTAACAACCTTGGGTATTGCTCCTAGTGGATATGTATTAGCCGATAGTGCTGGTTTATCGCGTCACAATTTAGTCAGCCCAGAAGCTTTAGTGCAAACGTTAAGAGTCATGGCGAGTTCCCATGTCTATCGGAATTCTTTACCCGTTGCGGGAATTAGTGGTACGTTGAAAAGCCGCTTTCAAAATACACCCGCACAAGGTATTGTCCAAGCAAAAACTGGCACGATGACTGGTGTTGTTGCATTATCAGGTTATCTCAATGCGACTAGCTATGAGCCGTTAGTTTTTAGCATTCTTGTTAATCAATCCAATTTACCAGCAACAGCAATTCGGCAAGCAATTGATGCGATTGTACTACTGTTAACTCGTTTGCGTCAGTGTTGAATCGATATTATTTTCGTAACTTCTCCCATTGAATTAAGGGAGAGCGAGACGGAGTAGGGGGCTTTAATACCTTTGAAACAACTTCTAAATACCAACCGCTTTAGTTACAAAAAATTGCATAACGTTAAAAAATACTGCAATTAATTGCGATATTTCTATCAGCTAATAATAATGACACTAAAGATAATTTTTCGCTATTTTGTCAAGGTTTGTAACAGTTTTGTTAGCTGGGATTTCCTCGAAACGCTCTTGTCATTGACTAGGAAACCTTTGAAACTGAGGCTTTAATAAAATGCAAAAATCCAGCAAAAACAAGGTCAAATATCCTTGGTGGGCTGGAAATGCCCGATTTATTAACTTGTCAGGAACATTTCTTGTTGCGCATATTGCACACGCAGCAATAGTCTGTTTTGGTGTGGGTGCGTGGATTTTGTGGGAGATTGCGCGCTACTCGCCAACCCAACCAATGTATGAGCAAAAGCTATTTTGGCTACCGCGCTTAGCAACTCAAGGATGGGGCGTGTTAAATAATCAAGTGATTGATACCCAGCCTTATTTTCGGATCGCTGTTGTCTTAATTATCTCATCGCTTGTATTTGCATTCGGTACTTGGTTTCACCGCACTAAAGTTGCCGAAAGTTTAGAAGAGGAGAAGCCAGTAGCACGTCGCTATCATTTTAGCTGGGATGACCCGAAAAAGTTAGGGTTGATTTTAGGTAATCATCTCATTTTTTTAGGTTTAGGCGCGTTACTTGTCGCCGCTAAAGCGATGTTTTTCGGTGGTTTATACGATGCTAATCTGGGTGCCGTGCGAGTTGTGACGAATCCAACGCTAAATCCACTGGTAATTGGCGATCGCATCTTGCATCTATTCACCGTAAACAACTTAGAAGATGTCGTTGGCGGTCATATCTACGCCGGTGTACTGCTCATTTTAGGCGGAATCTGGCATCTTTCCCGCGAACCTTTCGATTGGGTCAAACGGCGGTTTATCTTTTCTGGAAATGCAATTTTAGGGTATTCGCTGTTTGCGCTGTCACTCGTTGGATTTGCTGGGGCGTTTTATTGCGGATTTAACACGCTGGTGTATCCTGAAGAGTTTTATGGCGTGCGATCGCAGTTTAATTTATTTCTCTTACCGCACTTTTATACCCCAGGCGATCCCGAACCAACATCGCGAATTTGGTTAGCGAACGCCTATTTTTACCTTGCGTTTGTTGTTCTTCAAGGTTCCATATGGCATTTTGGGCTAGCTGCAAGTTACTTTGAGCCAGTATTAGAATCTTGGAAAAATGCTTTCTCAGAAATCTTACCCAATCCCAACTTAGCGTATCAAAAACATTTTAATTACCAGCCACAATCTAATTTAGATACATTTTACGAAACTCCAACCATCGAGCAAAAACCAGCTTTTGCTTATCAGCAACCTGCGAATGACAATCTTTATAATCCTTCGCGCCCGAACGGAAAGCAAAGCCTCGTTAACCCACAGCAAAATCAAAAAGTTCTTTACGAATTTAGCTATCCCAGAAATCATTTAAACCCGTTTTACGAAACTCCAACTGAGGAACAATCTCATCTAAACTATCCACACTCAATACCGCGTAAACTCTACGAAACAACTTACCAAAGCCGCAAGAGTTCGCAAGGAAAAACCTTTAGATATGGCGGATAGATAAAACCCCACCTCCAATTCAAGGGGCTTCCGAACAAAATAAATTAAAATCCCCCAAATATTGGGGGATTTAGGGGGCTTCTTGAAATCTCAAGTTTGAACCAGGGAATTATTGGAGAAAACGTTCTAACTTAAACCATTACAGATGTGATCGAAATACATCCCAATTTCTCCACCCGCTTCAGCACCCACTAAGCGAGTCGTAACTTCCTTCATGGCTTGAATTGCTTGTATCGTAGGCTGGATAGGAACACCCAACGAATTGTAAGTTTCCTTAAGTCCGTCCAGCACGCGCTCATCCAAAATTGAAGGATCGGCTGCTAGCATCGCATAAGTAGCATAACGTAAAAACAACGTTAAATCGCGGATACAAGCAGCATAACGCCGAGTCGGATACATATTCCCACCAGGACACGTAATATCGCCATACAGCAACGAATTTGCTACAGCTTCGCGGATGATATTAGCAGCATTATTACTAATTGCCGATGCAGCTTTGACACGTAACTCACCTGATTGGAAATATCTTCTGAGTTTTTCTAAT
This window contains:
- the dacB gene encoding D-alanyl-D-alanine carboxypeptidase/D-alanyl-D-alanine-endopeptidase, giving the protein MTISNSDRVKLKYISLLLLFFFAQGTKSAIAQTQPATEQQSPQQLCSAQIGTAIEQITNRPQFSRLRWGISIQTLTTAQNLYSQDAQKYFIPASNAKLLTTAAALQRLGSQFQIRTSVYASRGGLRIVGRGDPSFTDTQLQALVQQLSRRGIRQVNQLIADDSYFRGSVVNPTWEWEDVQADYGAPVGNFILNQNAVELKLLPQQIGQPLRVQWTDPAEAIWWRVENESLTVPAGETTTTSVSRDLKGAVLQIAGNLSIDAEPQSVSLAVVEPTEHFLRHFRRALANAGITTQQTVVARTSQENTQELAAVTSPPLTQLLIETNQNSNNLYAEALLQAIAAQASSDTSNNGLEIVRNTLTTLGIAPSGYVLADSAGLSRHNLVSPEALVQTLRVMASSHVYRNSLPVAGISGTLKSRFQNTPAQGIVQAKTGTMTGVVALSGYLNATSYEPLVFSILVNQSNLPATAIRQAIDAIVLLLTRLRQC
- a CDS encoding chlorophyll a/b-binding light-harvesting protein; translation: MQKSSKNKVKYPWWAGNARFINLSGTFLVAHIAHAAIVCFGVGAWILWEIARYSPTQPMYEQKLFWLPRLATQGWGVLNNQVIDTQPYFRIAVVLIISSLVFAFGTWFHRTKVAESLEEEKPVARRYHFSWDDPKKLGLILGNHLIFLGLGALLVAAKAMFFGGLYDANLGAVRVVTNPTLNPLVIGDRILHLFTVNNLEDVVGGHIYAGVLLILGGIWHLSREPFDWVKRRFIFSGNAILGYSLFALSLVGFAGAFYCGFNTLVYPEEFYGVRSQFNLFLLPHFYTPGDPEPTSRIWLANAYFYLAFVVLQGSIWHFGLAASYFEPVLESWKNAFSEILPNPNLAYQKHFNYQPQSNLDTFYETPTIEQKPAFAYQQPANDNLYNPSRPNGKQSLVNPQQNQKVLYEFSYPRNHLNPFYETPTEEQSHLNYPHSIPRKLYETTYQSRKSSQGKTFRYGG
- a CDS encoding allophycocyanin subunit beta apoprotein, translating into MQDTITSLINPADQRGKYLETEELEKLRRYFQSGELRVKAASAISNNAANIIREAVANSLLYGDITCPGGNMYPTRRYAACIRDLTLFLRYATYAMLAADPSILDERVLDGLKETYNSLGVPIQPTIQAIQAMKEVTTRLVGAEAGGEIGMYFDHICNGLS